In Drosophila miranda strain MSH22 chromosome XR, D.miranda_PacBio2.1, whole genome shotgun sequence, the genomic window ATCAACAAAAGACCAAGCACCAGCTCTTCCATGTGTCCCTCAGCCTGGCCACCATATTGATATGCATGACATACATGCAGTACCGCCGCAACTGGGCCTATCTCGGCAACTTCTGGGACTCACTGGTGGTTCCAATTGTCTTCATCGGCGAGCTGCTGAAAGTCGTGCTGGCCCGTTTCTATGGGCGCATTGAGGATGGTGTTCTGACGGTCAAGCAGCGGCAAAAGAAGGCGGCATATTTCACGGCACGCGAGCTCGCGGGAGGATTCACGCTGCAGTTCCTGTGCACGCTGCTGTATGCCTTCATCTGCATCATTTTGGGTGCACCGGTACTGGGCAACTACGAGGAGACCTTTGTCCTTTCCCTGCTGATGACACTGCTGACGGTGTCGCCCACGGTGTTCCTCTTGGGCGGCGGCGGTGCCCTGCAAGTGTGCTTCTGCGAGAAACCGGACTTTGTGACCAAGTGCGAGGACACGGCCCTGAATCTGTTCAAGTACAATGCCCTGGGTGGCATCCTGGGGGCTTGGGCTGGCAGTGTGGTGGCCCCCCTGGACTGGGGACGCGACTGGCAGGTATATCCGATACCAAACATCATCGGAGCTCTGCTGGGCAGCGCCATGGGCAATATATATGCCTGTACGCATGTCCTTTATGCCACGGCCCGCGTGTACATGACCAAAAAACGTGCttaaaaacaataacaataaatgCTATTAATCCTGCCACCAGATTATTACGTTGCGCTGCCACAACTCCGACATCCACAACCACACACTGATCTGATTCCGATACACGTCATCATCTCTCTCTAGTCAGCAGCTTAAGAACTACCAAAAAGCAATTAACATACTTTAATGTTACATGTTTAAGCATTTTATTAGAGTGTAATATGAATGAATTCTTTTTTAAATCAATCAACTAATAAACTAACAAATCATTAATTTAATCACAAGCGACAAAGACACAAAGGTTCCCTTCCGTTCCCGCCCATCGATCGAACGAACCCCATCTAAAACGTTCCGATTTTGATTTTAAGGACTACAAAATGAATGGAAAATGCTTTCGGTTTAAAGCCTCAGTAACCTCCTtcaacaaataaacaaaaaattgAAGACAAAACTGTTTCTCGTAAGAGCACGATCATCATAGACGATCCGACACAAAACATTTAACAAATCGTGAGTTAGAAACTAGACAAAATTGTAGGACAAATCTTAACCCTTGGCAGCCAGCACAAAGCTCTCGTCCTCCAGCAGGCAACGTTGGCCCACATAGTTCTCATTGGGCTCCCAATAGTCCTCGTCTTCATCATCGGCCAGCGGCTCGCTGGCCTTCTCATTGCTGGGCGCCACCTCAGGCAGCTGAAACTCTCGATGTTTGTTGGGGGCATTGTCCGAGGACAGGCGCCTGCGAAGCATTGCCTCGGCCGCCGTGGCTGGACAGTGGCTTGTCTCGTAGAGTTTGTACAGCTTGACGAAATGCAAGCCACTGGCAAGCCGTGGTCCGCCCTCCTTGGGCACTATGGCACTCCAGCTGAGGGCCAGCGTGGCGTGGGGCACATAGCCCGCAATGCTGGCGTTGAACTCCTCTGTGCTGATGCTGGTATTGAAGAACACGGTCTCCTCGTTGGTGAGGAAGCTGTGCGGATCGTCCAGCGACGGCATGTGCTGCTCCACCTGCTGGGCATGCTGCGCAGGCATAATCTTCAAATGGGAGAGCCGGGTCTGCAGCAGAGTTTTAATCGTGGGAATGTCGTTAAAGTGTTCCATCCGGGCCTTCTCCTGCAGGCGGAACTGCAAGCTGCAGAATTTGGAAGACCTGAGGCACTGTCCACCCGCCTGTCCCGCACTGACTCCCATACTGTCCATAACTGCAATACAAAGAAGTCAACCATCAGGAAGGTGTCATTGTTAAGCCCCTTCGCCCACTTACTGTACAACTTCTCTGGATTCAGATCGTATTCCTTGGAGTACAAGGACAACGTGTTGACGTACACTTCGGTCGCCTGAGCTGCGTGCTGATTCCGCAGGTTCAGCTCCAGACCCAGTTCGTTGGTCACTGCGTTGCTCACGAAGCACGTGGAGTCCGCTTGCAGGCAGCTCTCCACCTGCAGGTGCCAGATGTGACGAACCAGCCGATACTTGATGGGGGAATTGGCACCCACTGGCAATGAATAGTAGAAGAGCAAGCGCAGCGTGAAGGGTCCATCCTGGTGGGGTGCCTGCAGCCACATGGAAATGGTATGGCCCTGCTGTGCCTCCAGGGCCGCCTGGCCAGGACGTTGAAGCAGCCGGAATACACGCTGCCCGCGGATTTCCTTGTCCCTGACGAGCTTATCATTGGACAGATCACGTAAAGCTGTACAGAAAACAGTACTCATTAATCgtaaatatacaaaaaacGGCATTCGATTCCATTCAATTTACGTACAGCTCTTCATGGCCAGCGGCATTTGGTGGTGCTGCTCTGACTGCAGTGACAAGCAGCGCGGCGTGTCACAGCCCAGATAAATCTCCTCAATGGGGGCTATGCCCAGATTGCGTAGAGTAATGGAAACGGGGAGAATCTCACCAGCCAACAGCTGGGTGGGCACCGGACTGAAGCTAACACTCATGGCGGGCAATTGGGGTACCAATTTGAGGCTCAACCGGTTGTCCAGAACGGTCTGCGAGGATTGCTTGGCCGTGGCAGGCCGGATCATTTGCGTCTCAAACTGCAAGGAGCCGAGCAAACTGGCCGTGGGATCCGCCGTGGCTGCCACACGGCACACAACGCCCAGAATGAGGAGGCGTCCGGTAAGCTTCGGCGTTAGCTTGAAGTAAACGGTTTTCTCGGCCTGTTCGGCCAGCTCAAACGATGCCACGCAGCTGGTCTTGATGGCCACTTGCACGGCTGCTTTGCTGGCGCTGTCTGCGGACTCCTCGTAAATGCAGGCGTTCGAAAGCACTTCCTCGTTGTCCAGGGTGAGTTTCCAGAGCAGATCGATCTCGGAGAGCGCTATGCTGCAGCGAACACTGTTCGAAAGGGTAACAGCCAGCACAATGGGCTCCCCCTGCACAGCCACGGGCGTCTCCAGGGCCGGCTGCTGCTTGGTATACAAATATCTCGAGGGCTTAAACACGAACGGCTTATTGGAGGCAGCCGTGATAACCAGCATCTCCTCAATCTTGTTCCAAATAGACTCATCTGCCGTCAAATTGGAATTGATGTCGATGTTGGTGGCTGGCAGCTGCGGCGCCTGAGCTGAGGGCGATTGAACCAGGGTCAAGACGCGCACCGAAGATTGCACCAACTGGGGCAAGGCATGCGGCAGTAGTCCCACCTCTGGACTACGTTTGAGTAGCTCCTGAAATACACAAATTGTCACTTAATCGGATCGGGATGATCGCTGCTGATTCCCACTCACATTCTGCGTCTGGATGTACTCCTTCAGGAAGCTGCTCTGCTGCGCGGCACTCTGCAGGCTGCCAGGACGCAGGAGGTGGGCAAAGGAACGACTGGCCTCATCCAGCTGCTTCAGCATATAGGCCTGTTTGGCCACCGTATACTGTATATGATCCTCGGCCAGGCTCCACTCACGCTTCTGGAACACCTGGTAGGCCTGGCGGTAGCAGCGATACGCGTGCTTTCGCTGTCCGGCACGAGAGTAGCGATTCCCAGCCAGGACAATGTGAAAGGCATACTTCCTGTGCATGGCCGGTTGGGTCACCAGAAAGCAGTAGGCCGCCTGCTCAAGCAGCAGGGCGGAACGAAGGTCcgactcctcgctggtcaTGCGTATCAATTGCTTGGCCACGTCGCTATACAGACGCGCTGTCTTCAGGCACTCCATGCTGAGCAGCGTTGCCCGTGTGGCAAATGCCTGCAATCTGCAATCGAAAATCATATCAGAAATTGGTTTGATTTCGAAGGGAACACGAAAACCCACTTGCACACGGTCAGATAGCAGACAATGGCATCCTCCATGTAGTCGTAGGTTTTGCGGTGCGCTGTGCCCAGCATGAAGGCGGAAAGGGCAGCCATTTCGAGGGCACCCGCATAGTATTGCCAGGCCGAGTCCGCATTGAAGTCCCTCTTGGCCTGGTGGTAGGCCTGAAAGGCCAGATTATAGTGTCCAAACATAAAATAGAGATCGCCCAGCTTTCTCGTTTGCAGCTCCGCGGATTCGTTTGTGTAGATGACTGCGTTTTGATTGTTTGCTCCTGCTCCCGGCTTGCTGGTGACGAACCAACGCTTCGTGGCACTCAGCAGGGACTTGCTCACTCCCTTCTTGTTGGTCACACCCTCGCTGAGAGTGGCCACCAGGTGCTCGATGTAGGGTATCAGGGCACGCACCGCATAGTCCTGCACAAAGTGTCGCACGTTGTCAACGTCCCGCGTGGTGAGACAGCCGCCGTGCGGTGCATCCGCCTCCAGATCGCTGGCCCACACATTGGGATTGATGGTCTGGGAGGCAATGCTCTCGCTGCTAATGCTGAACTTGGAGTTGATGGCCTCGGTGGCGCTCTCCTGCATCGGACTCAGGGGATGCAGCATGGTCAAGTCGCTCTCCTGGGCATTGACGCCCTCCAGCAGCTGGGACATCTGCATGGAGGGCATGCTGATGACCGACACCGCCTCCTGAGGGGATTTCGGGGCACTCAGGTCAGTGGAGGTCAACGTGGCATCGCTCTTTGGCTGCCTCTTGATGTAGGACGCCCAGTAGTCCTGCACCTCTGCAGCAGCCTGGCCATCCAGTGAGTTTATGGACACTAGGAAGCACTTGCTGTCGCCAAAGGTTGACTTGAGCAGCTCAAATCCCTGCTGGGCCTTGGACAGATCCCCCTGGCTGGCCTCGTGCAGCACCACATAGCTGTTGAGTACTTCGTTGGGCTGGAACCACTTGGGCAGCTTCTGGGGCTGCATTTGCTGGACCCGCTGGGTCAGCTTGTGCGCAGTCTCTACAATCTGGGGATCGGCACTGGACAGCACCAGCAGACAGCTGAGCAGGTGGCGGGTGAACTCATGCTCCGCTGGGAATTGCACAGTCAAGAACGTCTCGCGCCATTGTTCAAACCAAGGCTCCGACGTCGGCAACTCGAGGTCAATGTCCGCTGGGGGAGTAAGAGTGGAGGAGGGTGAGTAAGTGTCGAAgccttttttgtgtgttgtCACTGCGTCCTCACCTATTGTAGCAACCTTGGTCTTGTCATTGTGGGCATTGGTAACCGATTCGTTGAGCATTCGGCGGGCCAAGACTGTTTGCGGCGGCCGCCAGTCCACATCGCAAAAGTTGAGCCGCAGTCCCCGCACAGAGACGCTCGTCCCAGAGACATCGCGAAAGTGTGCTGCGATACAGGAACGAGGGCAAAGATATTTATCCAAAATTTCATATTGTTTACAACCACACCCCCCTCCCCAACGCAAATCCTCTTACCATCGTTGGGCAGTTTGGCGAAGGGCTGGAGGAGGTCCACAAAGGAAAGATTGTTGCGATGGCAGATGTCATCTGCCAGACTGCTGCTCAGCACGCCGATGAGCGGTGAGAAGATGTTTTTGATTATGTCGCGTGCATTGTAATTCTGGCCCGTCAAATGCagcattatttattttattgtcACTATTTTGCTCCAAATTGCCCCCAATCGCACCTTTGGAGCGTTTTATTTCGATATATCGAACCAGCTGATCTAAATCCGGAACCAGTCGACTCTAAGCATAGAACGGCCACACTGAAGCGCGGGAAAGGCTGTCAGCTGTCACAATTCCGCAGAATTTTACACATCCAAATTGTACACAAAAAGCAATATTCATAAGCTTAACAACGAAAAACTATTCACATTCAAATTCTTAACGTATTCGTCTAAGCACGCTTTATTACATACGTCGTGTGTCGCCAGCTATTTCATCAGCGCACGCCATCCAAAAGAAACCCACCGCTTGCTTCATCTGAAAAAAAGTCAGAAAGTCTCGCAAAGTCCCCCAAAGAAAGAAAAGAGTCCCGAAAGTACAGTCATGGCCAAGGTGCACATCACGAATGTTGTGGTGCTGGACAACCCCAGCAGCTTCTTCAATCCCTTCCAGTTCGAGCTGACATTCGAGTGCATCGAGGAACTGAAAGAGGATCTTGAATGGAAAATGATTTACGTGGGCTCGGCCGAGTCCGAGGAGCATGACCAGGTACTGGACACCATCTACGTTGGCCCCGTGCCCGAGGGTCGCCACATATTCGTCTTCCAGGCCGATCCGCCAGATGTTAGCAAAATTCCGGAACAGGATGCCGTAGGCGTCACTATTGTGCTGTTAACGTGCTCGTATCGCGGGCAGGAGTTTGTGCGCGTCGGTTACTACGTGAACAACGACTATGGGGAACAGGAGATGCGAGAGAATCCGCCAACCAAGCCACTGTTCGACAAGCTAACGCGCAACATACTCGCCAGCAAGCCGCGCGTCACCCGATTCAAGATCAACTGGGACTACGGCCACaccaatggcaatggcaatggagtGCCAGAGAACAACGGGCATAGCTATGATATGATGATCGACGGTCCATCCACATCGCAGGCGGCCCAGACCTCtgctcagcagcagcagcagcaggatgaTGACAATAGCCTGGCCATGCCCATGGAGAACGGCATTAAGGCCCTCAACGAGAACTCAAATTCACTGGCAATGGAATGTTGAGAGGAGAGATTCTTTCTGGCAGTCCAACtgcaacacacacaaacacactctTGAGTGGGCGCAGACTTGAAGGAAACTCCCCCCGCGCGACCTCGACCCCTTAATTAAGCAAAtgattaaatatatatgtatacattaAATTTACTTACCTTATCTAAATTGTgactttttttgttgtgtaaAGAACTAGCAACCGTTTGTTTCTCTGTCACGTCTCGTTGTTCGATATAGCATTCGATTTCCATTATTTTCCTTGAGAAAGCGAAAAAAGTATGTCAAAATCCAAAGTGAATCTGAAGGGGCTTCCCTACTCCTGCTCCTACGCCACTCCCGGCGCCAGTCGGCTGCGGGCGATCTGGAGCAAGAAGCAGGCGAACAGCATAAGGTGAGATGCACAACACCAGGGCCACTCGTGGCGCCCCCCAATGATACCCCGTTCCCTTTCAGCTATTTCAACAGGTACGCACATCCGCTCTGCCCCAATCATTATGCCGCCAATCCACTGGACAAGCCCTATTATAACGAGTATTTGTGGAAGTCATGCAAGAAGCGCAGGTGCAGTGCGTTGCGCAGCAAGAACCGCGTGGATGTGGAGGCCGATTCCATAGGCGTTGCCGTGGGCATGGTCTGCTCCGAGTCGCAGATTGCAGGACCCCGGAGCTTAAAGGACAGCCAGCACGACGAGATCAATTCGTGCAACTTTGCCACGTACCTGAAGGCCTTCGCCCTGGTGTACGTTCTGCCGGAAGTGGAGTGGACGGCGGATAAGATTGacatgctgctgcaggagGGCGTTGATCTGTTAGAGGCCAGCTCCGAGGGGAGTGAGGCGACTGCCGAGCGGAAGGAGGACTGCATGAACCCGCCACTTCTCCGGCCGCAGATCTACACGGATGCCGAGAATCGCATCAAGCGCAATTTCAGCCTGGAGGGTCACACTTTTACCCTGGCCCTAGAGTCGCGCTATCTGGGCGATCCGAATCAGCCCATGGAAACGCAGCTGCCCCACACTATCGAGAACCTGCGCGGCGTGCTGCAAACCTTCTTCCGCACTAGCCACTACTGCCTGCTGCTGACAAAGATGGGTCACCTGCTCATCTGGAAGCGGCGCAACGTGTTCTTCGTGCTGGATGTGCAGGGCAGACGCAAGAACGATCTGGTCAGCGACAAGGCGAAAGGCGTGGCCATGCTCGTCTGCCTGCACACCATCGACAATGTTTACTATCTGGTTAGCCAGCTCAGCGGCATCTCGCCAGAGGATGAGTTCACGCTGCGGGAGCTCGTGGTTGTCCGCCTGGTGACGCCCGACGGCACCCTCTATCTGAGGGACACTGTCCAGCGGGACATGGAGTTTGAGGTGATCAACAGCAACTACGCCTATCTGAAGGGGAATCTCCACTTGTCCCTCAACACGGCCGATCCTCTCCGCAGTCGCAGCAGCATAATGGTGGCGGTGGGCGCCATTATGGCCTCCAAAATCGACCATCCGGCCACCTGGAACCACACCATGTTCGATCGCCTCATCTGCTACGGCGTCGAGCTCTGTCGTAGCTGCTGGGGCGACCGTCTAGAGGAGCAGCGGCCCATCAACTTGGACGAGTTTCCCACCCAGCTGCGTCTGGGCCAGTTTGtggtggagctggagctgctgcccaATGTCCGGGCGGGCAACTGGCGGAGCGTGCTGCGAGTCGCGGGCACAGAATTTGACCATCACGTTCGCGAGACCCTGAAGGAGTTCGGCAATGCCATCTTTCAGATCAACAGCCAAATGTACGCCGTGTGGACCAAAGGCGACTTCTACTACCTGCTCGATGCGTACCGCCACACGATTGCCGACACGGCCGTGGAGAAGGACAAGGGAGCCTGGTCCACGGTGCGCATGTTCCGCGATCCCCTCACCATGATCAGTGTGTTCCACCAGCTGCTGAAGGAGTCCAACCGGCCGTCGCCCTACCACCTTCATGCGGTGCGCATCAAGAACCTGGCCGAATGCCCCAAGGGCTATGCCCTGGCCCCCCTGCCCGATGACGACGACACGGAGGTGCAGTCTATTAACGAGACGATCCTGTTTAACCAGCTCGCCACCAGCTCCGGTCACGTGCTGGCCGCGTTGAGTGACTACGAGGAGGACCTCTGCAGCCACACCGAGgacaacagcgacatcgagaaCTTCGAGCTGCTGGACAACATCGACGACGATGAACCAGATCTCGACTGCGCTGAAGAGTGCGAAGATGAAGGGAGCGAAGGTGACGAGGATACGCAGGTCCGTGACGTAGGCCACAAGAAAAAGCCCAAGAAGGACCAAAATGAGCTCAAAATCTCAAAATCAGTATCATTCATCGCAGTCCCGAAAAGCCAGCAGAAGGGGGGAGACCGGGAGAACTCGCGTCTAGTTTCTGGACAAACTCCGACCTTCTCTGCACCGAAGGCCAAGCCAGCCAGTGATGCGAAGGACCAGCGCCTATCTTCAGGAGAATCCCCGCACTTCTTGGCACCCAAGGAAAAGCCATGTAGCTGTCAGACTGACGTGCGGTCTGCACCTCCTGAAAGGACCGAGCACCACTCCGAACTGCCAGCAGTACAGTCCGTCACTGCTTCAGGAAGACCTCAGAGCTCTTCCAAGCTAACCAGCACAAAAAGGGATATAATGAAGCCTTCTGCGGGACCATCAAAAGATTTGGCGTCGTCCCTGGAGGAAATCAGGGCAACCCGTAAAGGCATAGTGAAGAACTCGGAGTTCGACTCCGAGCTTTATGGAAAGATGTCGTGTCCCAATCAACCCCTCAAGGTGGCCCGGTTCCAGGCCAAGACGTTTAAGCAGAAGACTTGCCAGCAATCCTGCTGGTGCATCGGCGGGAAAGGGAAGAGCCAGGAACCACCTGAAGTGAACAGCAAGCAAGCGCTTCAGGCGACAAGGTTTCCCGGCTTCTGTCGGGAGGCCCATATGCTGGCTGTGGCCGGGTCGGAGAGCGGCACTGTGGAGAGCCTCAAGCGTCTGCTCATCTCCTCCTTCCAGGCGGCCAATCGGGTGCTCACCATGACGCCCTGGGGCAACTATGTGGTCTTCAGAGTGCACACCAGCTCCGAGTCAGGATCGAGATTTTATGTCTTCGACGGCTGCACCTGCAACATTGATCGCTTCCGCCACTTGGATCTGTCGCGTGGCACGGCCGGACTGCTGCCATTTGGCAAATTGTCGCAAGTCGTTTGCCACATGATCGACTCGCGGGAGGTCAAGGCTTTGGATGCGCTGAGCACTCGTCTGGAGGCACCCTGCAGGAGATTCGAGCATCTGTTGGCCCGCAATGCGTAGGACTCCTGCCAGCTGATAATTCAGTTTATAAATTATTTACAGCGTAATACAAATTTCAAGTGTTTTTAGATATCTGCCAGGTGCCCAACCAACGACAGGCAGTCAGTTTTTCAAGCAAAAATTCAAAAAAAGACTGCCGGAGaatccaaaaataaaatacacgGCAGAGCGGTTGTCGGGAGCAATTGGTAGCCCATTATCTGTCAAATCTATTAAGAAACGATTCGCTTTTACTGTAGAGTCTTCTGTTGTAGCGTTTCTTATttgttttccatttattaTTATTGCTAATTCGTATGAGTCGTTAAATTTAAACTTAATATTGAGTACATTTACATAATGCAGAGAAATGTCGCCCCGGGTGGGTCGACGACGCATCTTACGATAGCTAAACATCCAACTAgtgtataaatatatatatgtagaatatatataatatatatattaagtGTATATagtattatttttaaatttgtaattCGTTTTGCAGCTGATGAACGCTTTCCAGAAAACAGAACAGTCCAGAACAGAGCACGAGACCAAGTTTTAATCAATGGTTTTCCCATTTTCTGGAAAGCATTCATTGGCCGCGTCATAGCCGCGGTCAGATTTTTACCAGGATTTTCTTTCAATATTCTtagattgtattttatttttcccTTATTCTGTTGCTTTTATATTTTGCATTTTAAGGCACTGAAGCTTTGAATTTTGTGCATATCGAAAGAAAGATTTTCTTTTGGATAACTCCTCGCTACCACCATCCAAAAGCGCGACTAAAAAATTATACAAATCGCTTCGAAAAAAACATGCTTCTTTCGAGAGTTCTTTAGCAAATTTCgtttatataaaaaatatcCCTGACTATTTTCGTCTTCATAATTCCCTTGCCCTTCTATCCATCTGTTTCCTATATAAGTAATTTTTTGCCTGAGGCCgattcaattattttgttgctttgtaggttttgttgttgggtttcgTTTTGTGGTTCAAGCTCTTGGGATCGAGAAAAAAAACTATGCTACGCCTAGGCCCTAGGATCTAAAATACATATACAATTAGgtaattttttaaat contains:
- the LOC108151444 gene encoding uncharacterized protein LOC108151444; the protein is MSKSKVNLKGLPYSCSYATPGASRLRAIWSKKQANSISYFNRYAHPLCPNHYAANPLDKPYYNEYLWKSCKKRRCSALRSKNRVDVEADSIGVAVGMVCSESQIAGPRSLKDSQHDEINSCNFATYLKAFALVYVLPEVEWTADKIDMLLQEGVDLLEASSEGSEATAERKEDCMNPPLLRPQIYTDAENRIKRNFSLEGHTFTLALESRYLGDPNQPMETQLPHTIENLRGVLQTFFRTSHYCLLLTKMGHLLIWKRRNVFFVLDVQGRRKNDLVSDKAKGVAMLVCLHTIDNVYYLVSQLSGISPEDEFTLRELVVVRLVTPDGTLYLRDTVQRDMEFEVINSNYAYLKGNLHLSLNTADPLRSRSSIMVAVGAIMASKIDHPATWNHTMFDRLICYGVELCRSCWGDRLEEQRPINLDEFPTQLRLGQFVVELELLPNVRAGNWRSVLRVAGTEFDHHVRETLKEFGNAIFQINSQMYAVWTKGDFYYLLDAYRHTIADTAVEKDKGAWSTVRMFRDPLTMISVFHQLLKESNRPSPYHLHAVRIKNLAECPKGYALAPLPDDDDTEVQSINETILFNQLATSSGHVLAALSDYEEDLCSHTEDNSDIENFELLDNIDDDEPDLDCAEECEDEGSEGDEDTQVRDVGHKKKPKKDQNELKISKSVSFIAVPKSQQKGGDRENSRLVSGQTPTFSAPKAKPASDAKDQRLSSGESPHFLAPKEKPCSCQTDVRSAPPERTEHHSELPAVQSVTASGRPQSSSKLTSTKRDIMKPSAGPSKDLASSLEEIRATRKGIVKNSEFDSELYGKMSCPNQPLKVARFQAKTFKQKTCQQSCWCIGGKGKSQEPPEVNSKQALQATRFPGFCREAHMLAVAGSESGTVESLKRLLISSFQAANRVLTMTPWGNYVVFRVHTSSESGSRFYVFDGCTCNIDRFRHLDLSRGTAGLLPFGKLSQVVCHMIDSREVKALDALSTRLEAPCRRFEHLLARNA
- the LOC108151445 gene encoding glycosylphosphatidylinositol anchor biosynthesis protein 11, whose protein sequence is MVSRFDQQKTKHQLFHVSLSLATILICMTYMQYRRNWAYLGNFWDSLVVPIVFIGELLKVVLARFYGRIEDGVLTVKQRQKKAAYFTARELAGGFTLQFLCTLLYAFICIILGAPVLGNYEETFVLSLLMTLLTVSPTVFLLGGGGALQVCFCEKPDFVTKCEDTALNLFKYNALGGILGAWAGSVVAPLDWGRDWQVYPIPNIIGALLGSAMGNIYACTHVLYATARVYMTKKRA
- the LOC108151442 gene encoding trafficking protein particle complex subunit 8, which translates into the protein MLHLTGQNYNARDIIKNIFSPLIGVLSSSLADDICHRNNLSFVDLLQPFAKLPNDAHFRDVSGTSVSVRGLRLNFCDVDWRPPQTVLARRMLNESVTNAHNDKTKVATIADIDLELPTSEPWFEQWRETFLTVQFPAEHEFTRHLLSCLLVLSSADPQIVETAHKLTQRVQQMQPQKLPKWFQPNEVLNSYVVLHEASQGDLSKAQQGFELLKSTFGDSKCFLVSINSLDGQAAAEVQDYWASYIKRQPKSDATLTSTDLSAPKSPQEAVSVISMPSMQMSQLLEGVNAQESDLTMLHPLSPMQESATEAINSKFSISSESIASQTINPNVWASDLEADAPHGGCLTTRDVDNVRHFVQDYAVRALIPYIEHLVATLSEGVTNKKGVSKSLLSATKRWFVTSKPGAGANNQNAVIYTNESAELQTRKLGDLYFMFGHYNLAFQAYHQAKRDFNADSAWQYYAGALEMAALSAFMLGTAHRKTYDYMEDAIVCYLTVCKLQAFATRATLLSMECLKTARLYSDVAKQLIRMTSEESDLRSALLLEQAAYCFLVTQPAMHRKYAFHIVLAGNRYSRAGQRKHAYRCYRQAYQVFQKREWSLAEDHIQYTVAKQAYMLKQLDEASRSFAHLLRPGSLQSAAQQSSFLKEYIQTQNELLKRSPEVGLLPHALPQLVQSSVRVLTLVQSPSAQAPQLPATNIDINSNLTADESIWNKIEEMLVITAASNKPFVFKPSRYLYTKQQPALETPVAVQGEPIVLAVTLSNSVRCSIALSEIDLLWKLTLDNEEVLSNACIYEESADSASKAAVQVAIKTSCVASFELAEQAEKTVYFKLTPKLTGRLLILGVVCRVAATADPTASLLGSLQFETQMIRPATAKQSSQTVLDNRLSLKLVPQLPAMSVSFSPVPTQLLAGEILPVSITLRNLGIAPIEEIYLGCDTPRCLSLQSEQHHQMPLAMKSSLRDLSNDKLVRDKEIRGQRVFRLLQRPGQAALEAQQGHTISMWLQAPHQDGPFTLRLLFYYSLPVGANSPIKYRLVRHIWHLQVESCLQADSTCFVSNAVTNELGLELNLRNQHAAQATEVYVNTLSLYSKEYDLNPEKLYIMDSMGVSAGQAGGQCLRSSKFCSLQFRLQEKARMEHFNDIPTIKTLLQTRLSHLKIMPAQHAQQVEQHMPSLDDPHSFLTNEETVFFNTSISTEEFNASIAGYVPHATLALSWSAIVPKEGGPRLASGLHFVKLYKLYETSHCPATAAEAMLRRRLSSDNAPNKHREFQLPEVAPSNEKASEPLADDEDEDYWEPNENYVGQRCLLEDESFVLAAKG
- the LOC108151446 gene encoding histone chaperone asf1, which gives rise to MAKVHITNVVVLDNPSSFFNPFQFELTFECIEELKEDLEWKMIYVGSAESEEHDQVLDTIYVGPVPEGRHIFVFQADPPDVSKIPEQDAVGVTIVLLTCSYRGQEFVRVGYYVNNDYGEQEMRENPPTKPLFDKLTRNILASKPRVTRFKINWDYGHTNGNGNGVPENNGHSYDMMIDGPSTSQAAQTSAQQQQQQDDDNSLAMPMENGIKALNENSNSLAMEC